The proteins below come from a single Limnobaculum xujianqingii genomic window:
- the nusA gene encoding transcription termination factor NusA, whose protein sequence is MNKEILAVVEAVSNEKALPREKIFEALETALATATKKKYEQEIEVRVSIDHRSGDFDTFRRWMVVETVTQPTREITLDAARLDEPEIQVGDYVEDQIESVTFDRITTQTAKQVIVQKVREAERAMVVEQFREYEGEIVTGVVKKVNRDSIILDLGNNAEAVIGREDMLPRENFRPGDRVRGVLYIVRPEARGAQLFISRSRPEMLIELFRIEVPEIGEEVIEIKAAARDPGSRAKIAVKTNDKRIDPVGACVGMRGARVQAVSGELGGERIDIVLWDDNPAQFVINAMAPADVASIVVDEDRHTMDIAVEAGNLAQAIGRNGQNVRLAAQLTGWELNVMTTEELHAKHQAETYAAIDAFTKYLDIDEDFATVLVQEGFSSLEELAYVPVKELLEIDGLDEDTIEALRTRAKNALTTLALAQEESLGDNKPAEDLLGLPNLDRSMAYKLAAKGVCTLEDLAEQGVDDLTDIDGLTSEKAGELIMAARNICWFGDQE, encoded by the coding sequence ATGAATAAAGAGATTCTGGCTGTTGTTGAAGCGGTTTCTAATGAAAAGGCGCTTCCTCGTGAGAAAATTTTCGAGGCGCTAGAAACAGCTCTGGCAACGGCAACTAAGAAAAAGTATGAGCAAGAAATCGAGGTTCGCGTAAGTATCGATCATCGTTCAGGTGATTTTGATACTTTCCGCCGCTGGATGGTGGTTGAAACTGTTACGCAACCTACACGTGAAATTACGTTAGATGCAGCTCGTCTTGATGAACCTGAAATTCAGGTTGGCGATTACGTTGAAGATCAAATTGAATCAGTAACGTTTGACCGCATTACAACTCAGACCGCGAAACAGGTTATCGTACAGAAAGTACGTGAAGCTGAGCGTGCGATGGTGGTTGAACAATTCCGCGAGTACGAAGGCGAAATCGTTACTGGTGTAGTTAAAAAAGTTAACCGCGATAGCATTATTCTCGATTTAGGTAACAACGCAGAAGCGGTTATCGGTCGTGAAGATATGTTACCGCGCGAAAACTTCCGTCCAGGCGACCGTGTTCGTGGCGTACTGTATATCGTCCGTCCGGAAGCACGTGGTGCTCAGCTGTTTATTAGCCGTTCACGCCCGGAAATGCTGATCGAACTGTTCCGCATTGAAGTGCCGGAAATTGGCGAAGAAGTTATCGAAATTAAAGCCGCCGCTCGTGACCCGGGTTCTCGTGCGAAAATCGCAGTGAAAACCAACGATAAGCGTATCGATCCGGTTGGTGCCTGTGTTGGTATGCGCGGTGCGCGTGTACAGGCTGTTTCAGGTGAATTGGGCGGTGAGCGTATCGATATCGTGTTATGGGATGATAACCCTGCACAGTTTGTGATTAATGCGATGGCCCCCGCAGACGTGGCCTCTATCGTCGTTGACGAAGATAGACATACCATGGATATCGCTGTAGAAGCCGGAAATTTGGCTCAGGCGATTGGTCGTAACGGTCAAAACGTTCGTCTTGCTGCTCAGCTAACAGGCTGGGAACTGAACGTAATGACAACTGAAGAGTTACATGCAAAACATCAGGCAGAAACGTACGCTGCTATCGATGCCTTTACCAAGTATCTGGATATCGATGAAGATTTCGCTACTGTACTGGTACAGGAAGGTTTCTCATCTCTGGAAGAGCTGGCTTATGTGCCGGTGAAAGAGCTGTTAGAAATTGACGGTCTGGATGAAGATACCATTGAAGCGTTACGTACCCGTGCTAAAAATGCGTTAACTACGCTGGCATTAGCACAGGAAGAGAGCCTTGGCGACAACAAGCCGGCAGAAGATTTATTAGGTCTGCCTAATCTTGATCGTTCTATGGCGTACAAATTGGCTGCAAAAGGCGTTTGTACGTTAGAAGACCTTGCAGAGCAAGGTGTTGACGATTTAACAGATATTGATGGCCTGACCAGCGAAAAAGCGGGTGAGTTAATTATGGCCGCACGTAATATTTGTTGGTTTGGCGATCAAGAGTAA
- the rimP gene encoding ribosome maturation factor RimP — MATLEQKLTELISAPVEALGFELVGIEFIRGRQSTLRIYIDSENGINVDDCADVSHQVSAVLDVEDPITTAYNLEVSSPGLERPLFTAAHYERFINEDVSLTLRMGVQNRRRWAGKIKSVEGEMITLDVDGKDEVFALSNIQKANLVPHF; from the coding sequence TTGGCCACGCTAGAGCAGAAGTTGACAGAGTTGATAAGCGCACCGGTGGAAGCATTAGGCTTTGAACTGGTTGGTATTGAGTTCATCCGTGGGCGTCAATCGACACTGCGTATCTACATTGACAGCGAAAACGGTATTAATGTCGATGATTGCGCCGATGTCAGTCATCAGGTCAGTGCGGTACTGGATGTTGAAGATCCAATTACCACGGCCTATAACCTGGAGGTATCGTCTCCGGGTCTGGAAAGACCATTATTCACAGCGGCTCACTATGAGCGCTTTATCAATGAAGACGTATCCCTGACTTTACGCATGGGTGTACAAAACCGTCGTAGATGGGCAGGCAAGATTAAATCCGTCGAGGGTGAAATGATAACTCTTGATGTGGATGGTAAAGATGAAGTATTCGCTCTGAGCAATATTCAGAAGGCGAATCTGGTCCCCCACTTTTAG
- a CDS encoding carbon starvation CstA family protein — protein MKREGILKHIPWILLAILGASCLGVVALRRGESISALWIIVASVSVYLVAYRYYSLYIASKVMQLDPNRATPAVINNDGLNYVPTNKKVLFGHHFAAIAGAGPLVGPVLAAQVGYLPGTLWLLAGVVLAGAVQDFMVLFISSRRNGASLGEIIKKEMGPVPGTIALFGCFLIMIIILAVLALIVVKALAESPWGVFTVCSTVPIALFMGIYMRFLRPGRVGEVSVIGIVLLVASIWFGGVIAHDPYWGPALTFKDTTITYTLIGYAFISALLPVWLILAPRDYLATFLKIGVIVGLAIGIVILNPDLKMPAVTQFVDGTGPVWKGSLFPFLFITIACGAVSGFHALISSGTTPKLLACETDSRFIGYGAMLMESFVAIMALIAASIIEPGLYFAMNTPPAALGITMPDLHRLGTADAPMIMESLRDVTTHAAATVSSWGFVISPEQILQTAKDIGEPSVLNRAGGAPTLAVGIAHVFHQIIPAADMGFWYHFGILFEALFILTALDAGTRSGRFMLQDLLGNFVPFLKKTDSLVAGIVGTAGCVGLWGYLLYQGVVDPLGGVKSLWPLFGISNQMLAAVALVLSTVVLIKMKRTKYIWVTVIPAVWLLIITTYALGLKLLSDNPQLEGFFFQANTYKQKIAEGGANLTAQQIANMNHIVVNNYTNAGLSILFLLVVYSIIFYGIKTAMAARKKPERTDQETPFVPVPEGGIQISSHH, from the coding sequence ATGAAAAGAGAGGGAATATTAAAACATATCCCATGGATATTGTTGGCGATACTCGGTGCTTCTTGCCTGGGCGTAGTTGCTCTGCGCCGTGGTGAGTCCATCAGTGCCCTGTGGATTATCGTTGCTTCGGTATCGGTTTATCTGGTGGCATATCGCTACTACAGCCTTTATATCGCTTCTAAAGTGATGCAATTGGATCCAAACCGTGCAACCCCAGCCGTGATTAATAATGACGGTCTGAACTACGTACCTACTAACAAAAAAGTACTGTTTGGTCACCATTTTGCCGCCATCGCTGGTGCGGGTCCTTTAGTTGGTCCTGTATTGGCTGCGCAAGTTGGTTATCTGCCAGGTACCCTATGGCTGTTGGCCGGTGTGGTATTAGCAGGTGCAGTACAAGACTTTATGGTACTGTTCATCTCCTCACGCCGTAACGGTGCTTCACTGGGTGAGATCATCAAAAAGGAAATGGGCCCGGTTCCGGGAACTATCGCGCTGTTTGGCTGCTTCCTGATTATGATCATCATTCTGGCGGTACTGGCTCTGATCGTTGTTAAAGCCTTAGCCGAAAGCCCATGGGGCGTATTCACCGTATGTTCTACTGTACCGATTGCGCTGTTTATGGGGATTTACATGCGCTTCTTACGCCCGGGTCGTGTGGGCGAAGTTTCGGTTATCGGTATCGTACTGTTAGTTGCATCCATTTGGTTCGGTGGCGTTATTGCCCATGACCCATACTGGGGCCCTGCTCTGACTTTCAAAGACACCACTATTACCTATACGCTGATTGGTTATGCCTTTATCTCTGCCTTACTGCCTGTATGGTTGATTCTGGCACCGCGCGATTATCTGGCAACTTTCCTGAAAATCGGTGTTATTGTTGGCTTAGCAATTGGTATCGTGATCCTGAACCCGGACCTGAAAATGCCTGCGGTAACGCAGTTTGTTGACGGTACTGGTCCAGTCTGGAAAGGTTCACTGTTCCCATTCCTGTTTATTACTATTGCCTGTGGTGCTGTTTCTGGCTTCCACGCACTAATCTCTTCTGGTACTACACCAAAACTACTGGCTTGCGAAACCGACTCTCGCTTTATCGGTTACGGCGCAATGCTGATGGAATCTTTCGTAGCTATCATGGCGCTGATCGCGGCTTCTATTATTGAGCCAGGTCTGTACTTTGCAATGAATACCCCACCAGCAGCGTTAGGCATCACCATGCCAGACCTGCACAGACTGGGTACTGCAGATGCGCCAATGATCATGGAATCACTACGTGATGTGACTACTCATGCTGCGGCTACCGTTAGTTCATGGGGCTTCGTCATCAGTCCTGAGCAAATCCTGCAAACCGCTAAAGACATCGGTGAACCTTCAGTACTGAACCGTGCTGGTGGTGCTCCAACATTAGCTGTTGGTATTGCACACGTGTTCCATCAGATCATTCCTGCTGCAGACATGGGTTTCTGGTACCACTTCGGTATTTTATTTGAAGCACTTTTCATTCTGACCGCTCTGGATGCCGGTACTCGTTCTGGCCGCTTCATGCTGCAAGACTTGCTGGGTAACTTCGTACCATTCCTGAAGAAAACCGATTCTCTGGTTGCCGGCATTGTCGGTACTGCAGGTTGTGTTGGTCTTTGGGGTTATTTACTGTATCAAGGCGTAGTGGATCCATTAGGCGGCGTGAAGAGCCTGTGGCCTCTGTTCGGTATCTCCAACCAGATGTTAGCAGCTGTAGCGCTGGTTCTGAGTACTGTTGTACTGATTAAGATGAAGCGTACCAAGTACATTTGGGTTACTGTGATTCCAGCGGTTTGGCTGTTGATCATCACCACTTATGCTCTGGGTCTGAAACTGCTGAGCGACAATCCACAGCTTGAAGGCTTCTTCTTCCAGGCTAACACCTATAAGCAGAAGATCGCAGAAGGTGGCGCTAACCTGACGGCACAACAGATTGCAAACATGAACCACATTGTAGTCAACAACTACACTAACGCTGGTTTAAGCATCCTGTTCCTGTTAGTGGTTTACAGCATCATTTTCTACGGTATCAAAACCGCGATGGCTGCTCGTAAGAAACCAGAACGTACCGATCAGGAAACGCCTTTTGTGCCAGTTCCTGAAGGTGGTATTCAGATTTCTTCGCACCACTAA
- a CDS encoding YbdD/YjiX family protein, translating to MFGNLGQAGKYLGQAARMLIGVPDYDNYVQHIKLTHPDQTPMTYEEFFRERQDARYGADGKGGMRCC from the coding sequence ATGTTTGGAAATCTCGGTCAGGCTGGTAAATATCTTGGACAAGCAGCACGTATGTTAATCGGTGTACCTGACTATGATAATTACGTTCAACATATAAAGCTCACTCACCCGGACCAAACGCCGATGACTTATGAAGAGTTTTTCCGCGAACGTCAGGATGCCCGCTATGGTGCAGACGGTAAAGGCGGAATGCGCTGCTGCTAA
- the yjiA gene encoding GTPase, giving the protein MKPIAVTILTGFLGAGKTTLLRHILNENHGYKIAVIENEFGEVPIDNTIISDRASRITTLSNGCICCSKSDELENALLDLLDGVDKNQLEFDRLIIECTGMADPGPITQAFFAHELICQRFLLDGILTLVDAVHADQQLNQFTISQAQIGYADRILLTKTDVATDNEALIQRLQLMNARASIHKVTHGNIDLSLLFDIEGFVLNDKLNVAAPMPIFRRIPQPQNNIQSIVIYHDQPVELMQISEVMENLLVKFADNLLRYKGILLIKDEPRRLLFQGVQRLYNADWDREWLSDEEQKSTMVFIGIDLPEEEIRTKFAELSN; this is encoded by the coding sequence ATGAAACCCATTGCAGTCACGATCCTGACAGGCTTTTTGGGTGCAGGTAAAACCACACTGTTACGCCATATTCTGAATGAAAATCACGGTTACAAAATCGCCGTTATTGAAAATGAATTTGGTGAAGTACCGATAGACAACACCATCATTAGCGATCGCGCCAGCCGTATTACTACCCTCAGCAACGGCTGCATTTGTTGCAGTAAATCAGATGAATTGGAAAACGCGCTGTTGGATTTGTTAGATGGCGTAGATAAAAATCAGTTGGAATTTGATCGTCTGATTATCGAATGTACCGGTATGGCCGACCCAGGCCCGATTACTCAAGCGTTTTTTGCCCACGAACTTATTTGCCAACGTTTTCTGTTAGATGGCATCCTCACATTAGTTGATGCAGTACATGCCGATCAGCAACTGAACCAGTTTACTATCTCACAGGCCCAAATCGGCTACGCCGATCGTATTTTGCTAACCAAAACCGATGTGGCAACAGATAACGAAGCGCTGATCCAGCGACTACAGCTAATGAATGCTCGTGCCTCTATACATAAAGTGACTCACGGTAATATCGACCTTAGTCTGTTGTTTGATATTGAAGGCTTTGTACTTAATGATAAGTTAAATGTTGCAGCACCAATGCCAATTTTTCGCCGCATACCTCAGCCACAAAATAATATTCAGTCAATAGTCATTTACCACGATCAACCGGTAGAGCTGATGCAAATATCAGAGGTTATGGAAAATCTTTTGGTGAAATTTGCCGACAACTTACTGCGTTATAAAGGAATTTTATTGATAAAAGACGAGCCTCGTCGTTTGTTATTTCAAGGCGTACAACGCCTGTATAACGCTGACTGGGATCGTGAGTGGCTTTCTGATGAAGAACAGAAAAGCACCATGGTATTCATTGGTATCGATTTACCAGAAGAAGAAATTCGAACCAAATTTGCCGAGTTATCAAACTGA